The Desulfovibrio sp. TomC genome segment AGCGCCAAGATCGACAACGGTTACCATCCCCTTGACCGGGACCTCAGGAACGGGCTCTGCAGCGAAGCAAATCCCAGCGCTCAGCACGGTGACGAGAGCAAAAAAAATAGCAACATGTTTCATAGCGTTCCTCAATTGAAAGTAGTTTGCATAACAAGCAGGAATTATGCCACAATTTTAGTCGTGCATTTTCAGTATCTTGTCGAATAATCCTCCTTTGTAGTATAGTATGTGAAAAATTACTATACACATTGAACAGCCTCTGTGTCTAAATAATAGACACATTATATGGATATATCATACTTGAACGCTATACATAGAGATTTCTCACAACACCTTGATTTGATCGTGCATGGTGCTTTTCTCCCGTACCTACGCGGCGACCCGACCGAATCTTTAAATGTGTGCGCATCCGGATGGTCCCGGGAACAGGCTGCTCCAGGGCGTCAGCCGCAGGCAGCAGATGGCCAAACCAACCAAGAAGAGAGGACCCTCTCCTTCTGTGGGTTTCGAAGACCTGCCGCCTACTTCAGCCAGGAAAGAACGTCCCCTTTGGATGGCACTTTGCCCACCACTTTGACCTCGCCATCAATGACGACTGCCGGAGTAGAAAATACGCCAAAACTGGCGATCTGCTGAAAATCCGCAATTTTTTCCACCGTGGCGTCAACTCCAGATTCCTTGACGGCCTCCAAGACAATTTTTTCTGCTTCTTTGCATTTGGCGCATCCGGGACCAAGAACCTTGATTTCCATAACATTCCTCCAATGATTGATTCCGTGTTACAAGTCGCTAGTAGAGATAATTGAAAAGGTATCCCACAAAAACAATTCCCACCCCAACAACTCCAGCAAAAACCATAATAAGTCGTGGCTTGAGTACTTTTCTCAAGATGATCATTTCAGGCAGTGACAAAGCAATCACTGCCATCATAAAGGCTAGAACGGTACCG includes the following:
- a CDS encoding thioredoxin family protein: MEIKVLGPGCAKCKEAEKIVLEAVKESGVDATVEKIADFQQIASFGVFSTPAVVIDGEVKVVGKVPSKGDVLSWLK